The nucleotide sequence aatatctaagtactgtttaatatctaagtactgtttaatatctaagtactgtttaatatctatgtactgtttaatatccaagtactgtttaatatctaagtactgtttaatatctaagtactgttgaaaacagtagatatttggatattaaactctctctcatgaatataattttgagagcaggttccaacagttcttagatattaaactctttctcttagatattaaactctctctcatgaaaataattttgagaggtggtttcaacagtgaactttctgtcaccatttgaccggcgaccaaaagaccggcgaccaaaaggaaccaaaagacTGAcgtccaaacgtccggtcacgaattataatatatatgaaaTTGTTCAAACAAAGCAGTCACTATTAGCACAAAACTCAAAGCcataatgttatttatttccATAGTTGATTATGCTCCTACTTATttccaaaaagtatttatactGTATTTCTCCAAGTATATATTAACAACTGTAAATGAATCAGTTCATCATCGCTTTCCCGTTATCTTTTATCTAGTACTATTTTTTGTACACTATCATATATTGGGAACAATATGTTTTGCGACAATCATCTTCCTCAGCCTCCTTCACTACAATATGGCATTGTGACATTCatcaaagcaaagcaaaacacacatttttagaTAGTATACAAGCTAGAATGTTTTTGATGGTTCTGTCAAATTGTTTGGAGACGTTTTGGTTGATCGTATCTTTGTGTCCTCCTGCAGGCTTTTAAAGTTTGAGACAAAGAGCTCTTTTTAAATTACACAAGTGTAAGATCATGTCCCGGTTTTGGTCATAGTTTAGTTTGAATGGAGAGTTCATACATACTGTAGATGagagtatatgtgtgtgtgtgggggggggggaaacagaCTTGCCCTAGATCGTCAGTTgaacttgttgttgttgtttcctcTGATCTGGTGAAGAACATTCAGTACTGTGGAAAGTAAACAGAGAAGTTTCTCTTGTTACTGGAACAGAAGTGATACATCAAAGATGTTCATATTAAAACAGACGGGTAGAAAAACATGGTATATTTATTCAACTATTAAACTATGAAATACTATGTGCATGTAACTATGTGGCTTCTGATGTGCGCAGCTTTTTCTTCAAGGTTTTGATATTTATCTGAAAGAACTTTGAAATGTATTCGTTTATTAAATCGTAAAAGTCTATAATCTTCTTTTCAGGTTCCATCAAGGATGCCACCTAGTAAATGCAATTGCCTCTCAGGTatatgtaaacacatattaGAAGGCCCCAGGCTGCTGCCTAGCACTAATTCCTCAGGAGTTCTAAAATTATCACTGAATATTGATAACATTAAGCAAGTTGAGCACAAAATGAGGATCAACActatcatgtaaaaacaaataaatgtagaTTTGAATTGCAAACTGTATAAAATAACAtgaccggacgcttggtcgccggacgcttggtcgccggacgcttggtcgccggacgcttggtcgccggtcttttggtcgccggtcttttggtcgccggtcttttggtcgccggtcttttggtcgccggtcttttggtcgccggtcttttggtcgccggtcttttggtcgccggtcttttggtcgccggtcttttggtcgccggtcttttggtcgccggtcttttggtcgccggtcttttggtcgccggtcttttggtcgccggtcttttggtcgccggtcttttgatcgccggtcaaatgtacttagatattaaacagtacttagatattaaactctctcatgaatataattttgagagctgttttcaacagtaaactctctgtcaccatttgaccggcgaccaaacgtccaagcaccaagGAGACCATATAAATTGCttctgatacattttttttagctgtgtATAATGAGTTTTATATATCTTATtggggaaaaataacaaaacaacaacccgTTGGCCATTATTTAATGACTGATGAAATTGCTTAAATGTAGACCCTGAAGCCCAGTTGACAAAAGTTAGCAAAATAAGAAACATTCAACTTTTAAATACCAAATGTAATATGCCAACATAAAACATataacaagaagaaaaacaaaattaaaaatgagctGCTCACAGCCACAGCAGAAATATCATTCTTTAAACTACTATTCTTCTGATGACCATTAACAGTAGGTGTGAAGCCAGGGGGACTCACCCAGTGTGTCATGCAGGAGATTATGTTATATAAAAAGTGGGGGAAAAGCATGTCCAGAGGTAGCTTGGGGGTATCAACACCACTTTCACATTACAAAGCTCAGCTCAGCTTCTTACTGGCCGAGATGCTACATGACTGTTGAAGCTGAGCTGGCTTTGCTCAGCATATCTCACACATTCCGTCTGTGTCATTCGCTTTGTTAATTAACATTTCAACTTTCAGCTAGGGGGGAATTATCTTCTGGACACAGAGCACAATTAACTGGTATAACCGTCATGTTGTCAGAGCGTCTCTCACTAGAATAGTGTGAGGAATGAAGCCTTCTGCATTGCCGATGAGGGATTCACTTTTCTTTCCTTGCCACATTAAAATGATGCAAAGATGAATATGCTATTTTCAGAACTTTTTATTTTcactaattaaaaaagaaattatggCCTCTGGCTTGAGCGGATTTAGAGCATTTGTTAAGAACTGTCATGGATGGCGGGACTGACAGATAAATGGATTTAAGACTTATCTGTGTCACATTTTGTCCAGTGAAGAGGTAATATCCTATATTCATGTTTTGGCAgacaattgatgtttttttttttttgcgccttCCTAACCAATTAAATTGAAAGTAAAAGTGGCATTtgctttttagctttttttcggTGTGGGCTAGAGAAATGTTTAATAATGATTTTTCCATTATTGGTGCCACATCATAAGCAAAGCTCTCATATCGCCAATGTTATTTACATCTCATTAGTGTCACAGCGAAGCTCTGGTAGTTCAGGAGAATAAATAACCCTAGTTGCAGAATAGGCTGGAAATGTGCATTGTGGATGGAGCCAAGTCTCTTGCATTGAATCTCATTTACTAGAGCTGTGTATCAACATTAGATTTCTCTACACAGAATACAATGAGACCTATTCTATAGAATGTTTAATGTGCAAAGCAACAAGCAATGGGTTGAAATGCTTTCCATTTCCAAACGATGGACAGAACAGATTGTtgttattcattcatgttcCGAATCACTTAACCTCACAAGAGtggcgggtggtgctggagcctaaaccaGCTTTCTATGGGTACCAgggaggggacaccctgaattggtggccagccaatcgcaaggcacaaggagatggacaattaTTCATGCTCAAATTCATACCTATGTCCAATTTAGACTGCTCAACTAGTCTaccaatgcatgttttggggatgtgggaggaaactagagtaccaggagaaaacccacacaagctagggacaaacaagcaaactccGCACAGGGAGAACTaacttgggattgaaccctcgacctgaGAACTATGATgtcaatgtgctaaccactttcaCACCAAACCACCTACAGATTGTTGTGTTCCTCCTAATTTTCCACCTTTAACAAAGTGATTTTAGTCACTGGTTTTAATAAGCTAATGTGAACCATGTTGGTTCTGTGTACGTATGTCTTTTTCAGGGACATCCCTTCTTAGTTTAGCAAGACAATGCCAGGCTACATTGTACTCGTGCTACCAAATTGCGAGCAGTGCAGACATATCTCATCGAAAATGTATAGTGCGTGATGAAAAGCAACTAGCGTTCAAATAGCACCAACGCAAGAATGGGAAATTACTTTGCATTTAAGACAACTTCCCAATTTTGCTATATAATTTGggtttgtatttaaaatgtttgcatttcatGAGTGAATATGTGGAACTATTCACAGAAATCTTAGTGTGCCAGAACAAAATTGCACCTCTGTTTGCAGTCAATTTTTGATGGATAATGTTCTACGTTCTTTTCCCACTTGCCTTGTGGGTATATGTCTGAACACTTACAAAGAGGTAAATAGAAAATCTAGGAAAACAGATTGCTGATtgagtttgtatttaaaatatttgcatttcatGTGAGTGAAGTGAACATGTAGAACTATTCACATAAATCTTGCCAGAATAAAAATGCACCTTTGTTTGCAGTCAATTTTTGATGGATAATTTTTTACATTCTTTTCCCACTTGCCTTGTGGGTATCTGTCTGAACACTTACAAAGAGGTAAATATAGAAAATCTAGGAAAACAGATTGTGAAGTTTCTAATTTGCCGAGACAGAAGACAAGCGCCTGGTCATGATTGGTGGTCATACCGCAGGCTGCAAAAACACTGTTAGAAGCAATGCAATTCTCATTCCCCCATTGGCTATCATCCCTGAACTGTGCTTTGACAAACACGTTGCGCTCTATCGCTGAGCCACAGGCCAGCACTTCCtagcttctctctctctctcaacccGGTAGCTTTTTCCTTTCTAAATAACACTGTAGTTTTGGATGGCTGACAGGGGAAAAACCTTTATTGCCATTCATTACCAGTGAAGCCTGAAGGCCTGGATGGGCTAACATTTATTCCCAGACAACTCTAATAACTCTGTTTGCCATTTCGTCAATCAGTTTCCTGGTTGACGACATAGCCAGCCAGCCAACCATCATTGTATTCTCAACCTCGCCGTCTCAAATGCTTGTTTTATAGCTCAGTACTGTATTACCTTGTGTTTTTCGTTCCATAGCAAAGTCTTGGTTAATATGGCCACTGATGCGCGTACTAATACATAATCGTATCCGCAGTTGGCTGAAGCCTGAGCCAATTTGGCTTGGATTAGGGGTAAAGTACACGCTAAACCACCTCGCCAAGCAAACAACCTACAATAACATATTTGCCGGGACTATTTTCAGCAGCAAATGGAAATTTAAATGTGATTCCTAACCCTGTGATTTACTCTGACCTAGCAGTCAGCTATAAAGTACCAATATCCGCCTCTCAAtgtcatacaaaattgtcagtTGTAAAAACAGCGTCTGCTTATCTCCGGCTTCTATTCATCACTGCAGGGTTTCTGAGCACCGGAGACCAGGCAGCCAAGGGCAACTACGGTCTGCTTGATCAAATTCAAGCTCTCAGATGGATCAAGGAAAACATTCAGGCTTTCAAAGGAGACCCAAAACGAGTGACCATTTTCGGCTCTGGCGCCGGCGCCTCATGTGTCAGCCTGTTGACCCTCTCGCATTACTCAGAAGGTAAATCTCTACAGTCATATATCCTGGGATTTACCCCCctgatgaacttttttttaaacacattttttcatttcttgttcTTATTTTAGGATGTTTTGCGGTCTTCTTTCAATTGAAGTCATAACGATACATTAAAGCTATGAGTAGCCAAATTTTCTTATTCTTAATTCATGTTTAAGGAATTTAAATGACATAATCTGTCTACCTGGAGGAATGTTATAAtagaattgtattttaaaatgacctTCCTTCAaacttctttcatttttttccaatttggatttattatgttttggtaaaaaaaaagtattacattCAATTTCCTTTTACTCAGCTCCGTGCCTTTAAGATCAGTAAATTACATCCATATAACTAAAACTGAAAGAATTAAGGTTAGTGATTtgacatttagaaaaataagtaaatagaaGTATTTTCCGGCCTTTATAGTAATGATTTCCGTtagattttcccctttttgtgtATGACAAACTCTGAATGACTGtttttgaaacacatttttgacaGGAAAATATGTTCGAATACTCTTCAATGAATGAATAGTGGCAGCAGCAAATGCTAGCTGTTGCTTAACAGGCCTAGATGATTGAGTATGAAGGAGAGATGTCTTTAGACGCAATTCTCCTTTCAAGTAGTCTTTATTGAGTTGTCATTTTAACTTAACTGCTTGagtatataaatgtaaatatttaagtCGCAATAAATCCCATGTGTAGTAAAACACGAAGTAGCAAAGTAGTCGTTGTTGATTCGTTTTTTTGCCGTAAAAAAAACGCAAGAAAACCAAATTCCTCCGTAGtttatttgggaaaatattaaattgtgaccatttaaatttgaaatgaaGTGACCTGCAAGATTCACACTCAttcttttaatcccattttCAGATATGTTCCAGAAAGCCATCATACAGAGCGGCACGGCACTGTCTAGCTGGGCAGTCAACTACCAGCCTGCTAAGTACACACGAGCCTTGGCTGAGAAGGTGGGCTGCAACATGCTGGACACCATAGACTTGGTCGAGTGTTTGCAGAACAAAAACTACAAGGAGCTGATCGAGCAGTATGTAACACCGGCAAAATACCATATCGCTTTCGGTCCGGTGATCGATGGCGACGTGATACCAGACGATCCACAAATCCTTATGGAACAAGGAGAGTTTCTGAACTATGACATCATGCTGGGCGTCAATCAAGGCGAGGGATTCAAGTTCGTTGATGGGATTGTGGACAGTGAGGATGGCGTCTCCGCCAATGATTTTGACTTTGCTGTGTCTGACTTTGTGGATCATCTGTATGGTTACCCAGAGGGCAAAGACACACTACGTGAAACAATCAAGTTCATGTACACCGACTGGGCAGACAAGGAGAATCCAGAAAACCGTCGCAAGACCTTGGTGGCGCTGTTTACAGACCATCAGTGGGTGGCACCGGCAGTTGCTACAGCTGACCTTCATGCCCAGTATGGTTCTCCCACCTACTTTTATGCATTTTATCACCACTGTCAGAGTGACATGAAACCCAGTTGGGCTGACTCAGCTCATGGTGATGAAGTACCCTATGTGTTTGGGATTCCAATGATTGGCCCAACGGATCTCTTCAACTGCAATTTCTCCAAGAATGATGTGATGCTGAGTGCTGTTGTTATGACTTACTGGACTAACTTTGCCAAAACAGGGTAAATATTATTCTTAacctgatttatttttttattatattaaaatctatctctctatccatctctctatccatctctctatccatctctctatccatctctatctAATACATATCTAATCTATATtttatctaatctaaatatacacatatatacacatatacacacatacatgtacacatatacacacacacatacatacatatacacacacatacatgtacacatatacacacacacacacacatacatatacacacacacacacacatacatatacacacacatacacacacacatacatatacacatacatatacacacacatacacacgtgtacacatatgtacacatgtacacctatgtacacatgtacacctatgtacacatgtacacctatgtacacatgtactcatgtgcacatatatatgcataagtacacaaatgtgtacatatatacacatgtacacaaatgtgtacatgtacacatgtgcacatatatacacatgtacacgtgtacatgtacactgtgcacatatatacacatgtacacgtgtacatgtacactgtgcacatatatacacatatacacataactacacataaatacacacaaatacacacaaatacacacaaatacacacaaatacacacaaatacacacaaatacacataaattcacatatatacacacatagataaatatatacacgtatataaatatatattccatATATAGTATTTTCAATGTTATCACATACTTCATTGGAACCTTAATGGGACCATATGTAAATACTCCTCACTTGAGTGAGCAGAGTAGGCTTTGAGCACGCTGTTAGAGTTTGCTACTTCATCTGTCGAGGAGTGGCATATTGTTGGCGCATATGTTAGGGTTGCCATGACAGGCGTTGCGTAGAATCCCACCAAATGCTAGCAACTCTGTGTCTATGATGCCAAATGCAGACACTATTGCAgagcaatcattttttttattatggaaCACTCCACACTAACGTAGAGAAACATTTTGTAGTGAGAGCCTGTAATAATCAAAACATTTAGTAGATATGCTGCCTTGCAGATATAATATGTTATAATATTGATGGCGCATTTGGCAAAGTTGAGTACGACGGGCGTGCTTACATTAAACAAAGTGCAACGATTTTACTCATCTCACTGCACATTCTGGTCGCTGCTGTTCCACTCAACTCCTGGAGATGACAGTAATTCTGCAGCAAATCAAGCATAACAAGACGTTTTGGCTGCCTGGGTCAGAATGATAATGCTAATGCTGCTCTGGGTTACTGCTACGGCCGGACGAATTTCAGTGCTCAAAAGAGTGGTACCTGATAGTCTGACCAAAATACAGCAACGTCAAGATATACCAACATTTTCATATGGATTTTTTACCTATATGATTTCATTTCAATGTGGATTTGAATCCCGTCTTTTTTTAATCGTCTCTGTTTTAATAACTCATTAATCTCAAACGGGTTAGATCTCTCAGGTAAACCTAATTAGAGGGAAACTACTCTAGGACATTGATTTATATGAGCAAATCACAACTGTTATGCATAATCTGGAATAAGGTTTtaacccaggggtgtcaaactccttttggtctgcgggccgaatacagcttaatttgagatcaagcgaaaattacatagaaccaacaataagcccacttttttcctttgtattagtcactaatactaataattagtgcaaaaaatgagtaaattatcaaaatgtttattaacagaattttccttttacattatgaacaatatattatgaacaagacaataacataagaacataaataaatgtcaattcatgttgtctgcaagtactaaaacactgcgccccctagcggataatacaagaactacatactttaaagaaaattcatattttttatacaatgcagctttcttccccggacCGTACCAAatcaccagacgggccggatctggcctgTGGGCCGTATTTTTGACACTCCTGTTTTAACCACTGATGTAAACTATCCAGTCCtttttaaaaggaaagaaaatgaagcAGTTTAAGCAGTTTGTTCCGATAATGCAAAAGTGCAATAATCTTTTATCTTCAATCATTCAGAATGCTGCATTTCAGCATCCAGAAACATTTGCAGTTGGCTCAGAAATACCCAAATAAATCTTTTTCAAAAGATATATTGACATCCTCTCTACTACTTTTAATGGTGCAGATAGATAGTTTTTTGACAGTTGCTTGATTACCACTATACTCCAGCAAGGCTGCAATGTCAGCAATGAGACGGAGGAGTAATGTTTATTACTGAATTAATGGTTAGTGAGCTGTCGGCGTGAAGGTATCAAAATTACCTCTTAAAGTTTCTTATGATTTCCTAGTATTGCATTAAATTAACAAGCCTCCCTTCCGTAGGAAAATAAATCTGATGCGCAACAACACACAAGCTTGTGCTACAAAAACACTGACGAAGCTTTAGTTGCTAAGCTATGATGTGTTCTAAGTGAGAAAGAACACATGGTGTGGCAACCGCCTCTGAGCTGGTGACTGTACATCACTCTACCAGGACTTCACGTTCCTTTGGCTACATCACTTCGATCATTTCGAAATCCAACTACAAGTTGTTATTCGCCATGCTAGGTTTCACTTCTTATGCACCTAAATTCCTGCATTAAGAGAGAGCTTAAAGTACctataataaacataaaataaaatactgtagCTTCAACAGATGAGAGCTTTTAggcaatacagtgttccctcggttatcgcggttaatggggaccgggaccacccgcgataagtagatttccgcgaagtagggattccccttcaaaaatacttgatttgaatttaattcaattttttttttatttatttattttttattttttttttttacccccctgtatacagtacaccatatagaatacgggtagagagagtgaaattcatgttataacaaaaaaactgtaaaatatgttgtttcaatgtaatatttgtatttttttcccccaaaaaatctgcaaagctctgagtccgtggtagctgaaccgcgaattagcgagggaacactgtattgattGCAATGTCCTTATTTTGCCACTATGCTAAAAATACCTTTgcaatttgtcatatttttccagTGACCCAAATCAACCAGTTCCACAAGACACAAAATTCATTCACACAAAGCCCAACAGATTTGAAGAAGTAGCTTGGACCAAGTATAACCCCAAAGATCAGCTCTACCTTCACATTGGTCTGAAACCCCGAGTCCGAGACCACTACCGTGCCACCAAGGTTGCCTTCTGGCTGGAACTTGTACCACATCTCCACAACATCAATGAGTTTTTCCAGTACGTGTCAACCACAACCAAAATACCTCCACAGGACACCACACCTTACCCTTACACCAAGCGCTTCCCAGGTAAAAACAACTGGCCCTCTACCACCCGCCATCCTGGGGTGCCTTCCAGCAACACTAAGCGCACCACCGACCAGCGCAAAAGCGACGATTTCATCGACGAATCCACCGTAATGATCGAGACTAGGCGAGACTACTCCACCGAACTGAGCGTCACCATCGCTGTGGGCGCTTCCCTCCTATTCTTAAACATCCTGGCCTTTGCCGCATTATACTACAAAAAAGACAAGCGTCGTGCCGATTCAACGCGCCACGTCCCCACCCCACAGCACAACTCGACGCCGGTGGACGCGCCGTCTTCAGTCAACGACGTGGCTCACCTGCAGAGCGACGAGTTAATGACGCTGCAGATGAAGCAGCAGCAACTAGAGCATGCGCATCAGCTAGAGTCCATGCAAGTCCATGACGCACTACGCCTCAATTGCCCGCCCGACTACACCCTTACGTTACGCCGTTCGCCCGACGACATACCGCTGATGACACCTAGCACCATCACCATGATTCCAAACTCGCTAGCTGGCATGCAGCCACTGCACAACTTCAATACTTTTGGGGGTAGCCAGAACAGTAGCAATCTGCCACATGGCCACTCCACTACACGGGTATAGCTCTGCTGGGATTGGACAACCCCAGATTCCCACTGAGATCAAGAAGTGACTTGATAAAAAGGCAAATGGAAGTAAGGGTCGATGTGAATGAAGCACAGACTCCAAAATTTATGATAGAAGCTATTTTGCTACACTGCCTTCATGACAAAGCATATATAGTCAATTGATGTctttttaacaaagaaaatatgaattgtgaaTGTCACTACAGTAATAAATATTTGGAGATAATCTCCTTGgtgttttatcagcagaaaaaCTCAAAAGTTTATGACTGACTTATGTttcatttaccaaaaaaaatgaaaaaaaaatgagaaaattaatgCATTGCAGCAAATGGAATACAGAGAATGCTTCTGGAATCTCATTGTTGATTATAAATGTTTCATTCTTCTCCCAAAAATGACTTCAAAAATAGtggcggttcaaaaaatgaaaaaaaaaaaggatgataaTTCATAATCCTTCTGGTGATTTTAGTTTGGCAGTTTCATTCTGAGCTCAGATACTCaaatactgtatataaataACGCATCATTATGTTCcccttagttttttttctcctccccagCTCAACCAAAACAAGCCTTTGAGAATTTGTGCATTTTGGGCCTCTGAGCTATGATGTAAATAGTTATATTGTTTTGTGAGATGTGTTAATGCAGAATGTCTGCAAGCAAGTTTTATCTCAATTCCAGACTTGACAAGTGATGACTAATTTGATCTGCTCtcagttatttctttttttttttatgagttgGGGGTATTTGCAATTGTATTCATGTTATTTATTTCTGCCTGCAAAGTAgccagaaatgtttttttttttttttttaaaagcagtaCCAATATTATTTGTATAGGAATAAATGTGACAATATATGTTATATAGTTTGAATTCTACTCATATGCTAGCAATATGTAAAGTATTGTGTCAAGCTTGTGATATATTTTGGGTTAcaaaggaaatga is from Stigmatopora nigra isolate UIUO_SnigA chromosome 1, RoL_Snig_1.1, whole genome shotgun sequence and encodes:
- the nlgn4xa gene encoding neuroligin 4 X-linked a; the encoded protein is MFACRDPSWICSTMAFLLLWTGFMSNFVVTIQSQQYPVVTTNYGKLRGVKVTLPNEILGPVEQYLGIPYALAPTGERRFQAPEPPMSWPGIRNATHFAPVCPQFLEDRFLHNDMLPVWFTANLDTLVTYVQEQSEDCLYLNVYVPTEDDIHDEHGLKPVMVYIHGGSFMEGSGNMIDGSILASYGNVIVITINYRLGILGFLSTGDQAAKGNYGLLDQIQALRWIKENIQAFKGDPKRVTIFGSGAGASCVSLLTLSHYSEDMFQKAIIQSGTALSSWAVNYQPAKYTRALAEKVGCNMLDTIDLVECLQNKNYKELIEQYVTPAKYHIAFGPVIDGDVIPDDPQILMEQGEFLNYDIMLGVNQGEGFKFVDGIVDSEDGVSANDFDFAVSDFVDHLYGYPEGKDTLRETIKFMYTDWADKENPENRRKTLVALFTDHQWVAPAVATADLHAQYGSPTYFYAFYHHCQSDMKPSWADSAHGDEVPYVFGIPMIGPTDLFNCNFSKNDVMLSAVVMTYWTNFAKTGDPNQPVPQDTKFIHTKPNRFEEVAWTKYNPKDQLYLHIGLKPRVRDHYRATKVAFWLELVPHLHNINEFFQYVSTTTKIPPQDTTPYPYTKRFPGKNNWPSTTRHPGVPSSNTKRTTDQRKSDDFIDESTVMIETRRDYSTELSVTIAVGASLLFLNILAFAALYYKKDKRRADSTRHVPTPQHNSTPVDAPSSVNDVAHLQSDELMTLQMKQQQLEHAHQLESMQVHDALRLNCPPDYTLTLRRSPDDIPLMTPSTITMIPNSLAGMQPLHNFNTFGGSQNSSNLPHGHSTTRV